One region of Brachybacterium saurashtrense genomic DNA includes:
- the trpD gene encoding anthranilate phosphoribosyltransferase, producing MSENSPTWSRITARLVRGDALEPVEAAWAMDEVMSGAATPVQLAGFLVALQAKGVTSPELEALADSMIAHARTVEAPRDAVDIVGTGGDLAQTVNISTMAAVVIASTGRPVVKHGNRASTSKSGSADVLEALGVRLDLPVDAAAGMVERIGMTFLFAQVFHPSMKHAAEARRGLGIPTVMNILGPITNPARPRASAVGVADPVIAPTVAGVFASRGTSALVFRGQDGLDELTVTAPSDVWEVRGGQVREHVLDPSELLGVPRSGHDALRGGTAEENAQVARDLYAGERSGRMGAVRDAVLLNAAAGAVAFDGIGQEAQDGFAQRFAAAFDEVGAALDSGRPAALIENWSTASRELSDPAG from the coding sequence ATGAGCGAGAACTCCCCGACCTGGTCCCGTATCACCGCGCGTCTGGTGCGCGGGGACGCGCTGGAGCCCGTGGAGGCGGCATGGGCGATGGACGAGGTGATGTCCGGGGCGGCGACCCCGGTGCAGCTCGCCGGCTTCCTGGTGGCGCTGCAGGCCAAAGGTGTGACCAGCCCGGAGCTGGAGGCGCTCGCGGATTCGATGATCGCCCACGCGCGCACCGTGGAGGCGCCGCGGGACGCGGTGGACATCGTCGGGACCGGGGGCGACCTCGCGCAGACCGTCAACATCTCGACCATGGCCGCGGTGGTGATCGCCTCCACCGGCCGCCCGGTGGTCAAGCACGGCAACCGCGCCTCGACCTCGAAGTCCGGCTCGGCGGACGTGCTCGAGGCGCTCGGGGTGCGCCTGGACCTCCCCGTCGACGCCGCGGCGGGGATGGTGGAGCGGATCGGCATGACCTTCCTGTTCGCACAGGTGTTCCACCCCTCGATGAAGCACGCCGCGGAGGCACGTCGCGGCCTGGGCATCCCCACCGTCATGAACATCCTCGGACCGATCACGAACCCGGCGCGGCCCCGCGCCAGCGCCGTCGGCGTGGCGGACCCGGTGATCGCGCCCACGGTCGCCGGGGTCTTCGCCTCGCGCGGCACCAGCGCTCTGGTGTTCCGCGGGCAGGACGGACTGGACGAGCTCACCGTCACCGCGCCCTCGGACGTCTGGGAGGTGCGCGGCGGCCAGGTGCGCGAGCACGTGCTCGATCCGTCGGAGCTGCTGGGTGTCCCGCGCAGCGGCCATGACGCGCTCCGCGGGGGCACCGCCGAGGAGAACGCGCAGGTGGCCCGTGACCTCTATGCCGGCGAGCGGAGCGGGCGGATGGGAGCGGTCCGTGACGCGGTGCTGCTGAACGCCGCCGCGGGCGCCGTCGCCTTCGACGGGATCGGCCAGGAGGCGCAGGACGGCTTCGCGCAGCGCTTCGCCGCCGCGTTCGACGAGGTCGGTGCGGCGCTGGACTCCGGACGGCCCGCGGCCCTGATCGAGAACTGGTCGACCGCGTCCCGGGAGCTGAGCGACCCGGCCGGCTGA
- a CDS encoding Lrp/AsnC family transcriptional regulator: protein MITALVSIVVDPSRIPEVAQEIVDIDGIEQVYSVTGDVDLIAVVRVRAHEDLAGVIAGGISRVEGVLDTTTNIAFKTYSKKDLDAAFDLGIDG from the coding sequence ATGATCACCGCCCTCGTCTCGATCGTCGTCGACCCCTCCCGCATCCCGGAGGTCGCCCAGGAGATCGTCGACATCGACGGCATCGAGCAGGTCTACTCGGTCACCGGCGACGTCGATCTCATCGCGGTGGTGCGGGTGCGCGCCCACGAGGACCTCGCCGGCGTCATCGCCGGCGGGATCAGCCGCGTGGAGGGCGTGCTGGACACCACCACGAACATCGCGTTCAAGACCTACTCCAAGAAGGATCTCGACGCCGCGTTCGACCTCGGCATCGACGGCTGA
- a CDS encoding AMP-dependent synthetase/ligase has translation MKQYTSPPQHESRPEENTTDLLLGRLRSHPSVPIYELAQEGGSYTPVATADFVDEVKKIAKGLMAAGVESGDVVGILSRTRYEWALADWAVWWAGGVSVPIYETSSPSQIQWIASDAEAKYILVESARHREDVESVRGDLPHLAHIGVLEDGILEDLAARGAEIGDEELEARRTSRRMDDVATIIYTSGTTGRPKGAELTHANFVDTTRSALNLLGQDVLPPGSRLLMFLPLAHVFARLITVLAASWPVTTAFTPDTKHLLEDLAAFKPTFLLAVPRVFEKVYNSAEAKAIAGGRGKIFAAAAATAIAYSTALSAGKVPVTLRAKHALFDRLVYGKLRAAMGGKVQWAVSGGAPLGARLSHFFRGIGVTILEGYGLTETTAPISVNLPWDVRPGTVGPPLPGSTVAIDDSGEILVKGVMVFAGYHHNPEATAESLRDGWFRTGDLGALDEHGNLTITGRRKEVLVTAGGKNVSPAQLEDQLRGHPLVSQCVVIGDQKPFIAAILTLDAEMLGTWLKNNGQPEMTVAEAARSEAIRAELQTVVDRANQSVSRAESIRAFEIIDSDFTEENGYLTPSLKLKRNVVVKDLAPVIEKIYSGSRPAS, from the coding sequence ATGAAGCAGTACACCTCACCGCCGCAGCACGAGAGCCGTCCCGAGGAGAACACGACGGATCTCCTGCTCGGGAGGCTGCGCTCCCACCCCTCGGTCCCCATCTACGAGCTCGCCCAGGAGGGCGGGTCCTACACCCCCGTGGCCACCGCAGACTTCGTCGACGAGGTCAAGAAGATCGCCAAGGGCCTGATGGCTGCGGGCGTCGAGTCCGGCGACGTGGTGGGCATCCTCTCCCGCACCCGGTACGAGTGGGCGCTGGCGGACTGGGCGGTGTGGTGGGCCGGCGGCGTCAGCGTGCCGATCTACGAGACCTCCTCCCCCAGTCAGATCCAGTGGATCGCCTCCGACGCGGAGGCCAAGTACATCCTGGTGGAGAGCGCCCGCCACCGCGAGGACGTGGAGTCCGTGCGCGGCGACCTGCCGCACCTCGCGCACATCGGCGTGCTCGAGGACGGCATCCTCGAGGACCTCGCCGCGCGCGGCGCGGAGATCGGCGACGAGGAGCTCGAGGCACGGCGCACCTCCCGGCGGATGGACGACGTCGCCACCATCATCTACACCTCCGGCACCACCGGCCGCCCCAAGGGTGCCGAGCTGACCCACGCCAACTTCGTGGACACCACCCGCAGCGCGCTCAACCTCCTCGGCCAGGACGTGCTCCCCCCGGGCAGCCGCCTGCTGATGTTCCTGCCGCTGGCGCACGTGTTCGCCCGCCTCATCACGGTGCTGGCCGCCTCCTGGCCGGTCACCACCGCCTTCACCCCGGACACGAAGCACCTGCTGGAGGATCTCGCGGCCTTCAAGCCCACCTTCCTGCTCGCCGTCCCGCGCGTCTTCGAGAAGGTCTACAACAGCGCCGAGGCGAAGGCGATCGCCGGCGGCCGGGGGAAGATCTTCGCCGCCGCGGCGGCGACGGCGATCGCCTACTCCACCGCGCTCTCCGCCGGGAAGGTCCCGGTCACGCTGCGGGCGAAGCACGCCCTCTTCGACCGGCTCGTGTACGGGAAGCTGCGCGCCGCCATGGGCGGCAAGGTGCAGTGGGCCGTCTCCGGCGGCGCCCCGCTCGGCGCGCGGCTGTCGCACTTCTTCCGCGGGATCGGCGTGACGATCCTCGAGGGCTACGGCCTCACCGAGACCACCGCACCGATCAGCGTGAACCTGCCCTGGGACGTCCGCCCCGGCACCGTCGGGCCCCCGCTGCCGGGCTCCACCGTCGCGATCGACGACAGCGGCGAGATCCTCGTCAAGGGCGTGATGGTGTTCGCCGGCTACCACCACAATCCGGAAGCCACCGCCGAGTCGCTGCGCGACGGCTGGTTCCGCACCGGCGACCTGGGCGCGCTCGACGAGCACGGGAACCTCACCATCACCGGCCGACGCAAGGAGGTGCTGGTGACCGCCGGCGGGAAAAACGTCTCCCCCGCACAGCTCGAGGACCAGCTGCGCGGTCACCCGCTGGTGAGCCAGTGCGTCGTGATCGGTGACCAGAAGCCGTTCATCGCCGCGATCCTCACCCTCGACGCGGAGATGCTCGGCACCTGGCTGAAGAACAACGGCCAGCCGGAGATGACGGTGGCCGAGGCGGCGCGCAGCGAGGCGATCCGCGCCGAGCTGCAGACCGTCGTGGACCGGGCGAACCAGTCCGTCTCCCGGGCGGAGTCGATCCGGGCCTTCGAGATCATCGACTCCGACTTCACCGAGGAGAACGGCTACCTCACGCCCTCCCTCAAGCTCAAGCGCAACGTGGTGGTCAAGGACCTCGCCCCGGTGATCGAGAAGATCTACTCGGGCTCCAGGCCCGCCTCCTGA
- a CDS encoding DEDD exonuclease domain-containing protein, whose product MPARRQLSFDDLGTPLAEATLVVVDLETTGTDPAADAITEIGAVKVRGGEVLGEFRTFVDPQRPIPAYIASLTGITEATVAGAPTIDVVLPMFLDFAAGAALVAHNARFDVGFLRAQAAACELTWPGPAVIDTLALARRVFGRDEVRDHRLSTLARHVEAAITPDHRALSDARATVDVLHALIARLGPAGASTLEDLASAHRRASPVQLRKKHLAETVPSVPGVYQFLDAQGAVLYVGTSRNLRSRVRTYFTAAERRRKVLDMLPRAESVRVIECATATEAAVRELRLIAREKPPSNRHGLHPETAHWLRLGPGSQGLRAARLAKGEDDGSAQIGPLTSRHDAEPLRGLLTEAVMGPAARFDAARSSALSGGHRDRVRKAMTEDPDEVLAHVAARLRARTEAGRYEEAEGLRRLAATYLTAARRASRLRALAAVPLLITARPSTEAVIGGRGWELLAVRHGRFSGTTLVAAGKDPVPFARSLAMTGLGEAELAAPLCQGYHQEAEILLAWLEGDGVRTVLVEGSWRVPARARFEEDALARRFAATATPSRA is encoded by the coding sequence ATGCCTGCACGCCGCCAGCTGAGCTTCGACGACCTCGGCACCCCGCTCGCGGAGGCCACGCTGGTGGTGGTGGACCTCGAGACCACCGGCACCGACCCGGCCGCGGACGCGATCACGGAGATCGGCGCGGTGAAGGTGCGCGGGGGCGAGGTGCTCGGCGAGTTCCGCACCTTCGTGGACCCGCAGCGGCCGATCCCCGCGTACATCGCCTCCCTCACCGGGATCACGGAGGCGACGGTGGCGGGCGCGCCCACCATCGACGTGGTGCTGCCGATGTTCCTCGACTTCGCCGCCGGCGCCGCCCTGGTGGCGCACAACGCCCGCTTCGACGTCGGGTTCCTCCGTGCGCAGGCCGCCGCATGCGAGCTCACCTGGCCGGGGCCGGCCGTGATCGACACCCTCGCCCTCGCGCGGAGGGTGTTCGGACGCGACGAGGTGCGCGACCACCGCCTCTCCACGCTGGCCCGCCACGTCGAGGCCGCGATCACGCCCGATCACCGAGCGCTCTCCGACGCCCGGGCCACCGTCGATGTGCTCCACGCGCTCATCGCGCGACTCGGCCCCGCCGGGGCGTCGACGCTCGAGGACCTCGCCTCCGCCCACCGCCGCGCCTCCCCGGTGCAGCTGCGCAAGAAGCACCTCGCCGAGACGGTGCCGTCGGTCCCCGGCGTGTACCAGTTCCTCGACGCACAGGGCGCCGTGCTCTACGTGGGCACCTCCCGGAACCTGCGCAGCAGGGTGCGCACCTACTTCACCGCCGCGGAGCGGCGACGGAAGGTGCTGGACATGCTGCCGCGGGCCGAGTCGGTGCGGGTGATCGAGTGCGCGACCGCCACCGAGGCCGCCGTGCGCGAGCTGCGCCTGATCGCCCGGGAGAAGCCGCCCTCGAACCGGCACGGCCTCCACCCCGAGACCGCGCACTGGCTCCGCCTCGGGCCGGGCTCCCAGGGGCTGCGGGCGGCGCGGCTGGCCAAGGGCGAGGACGACGGCTCCGCACAGATTGGCCCGCTGACGTCCCGGCACGACGCCGAGCCGCTGCGCGGCCTGCTCACCGAGGCCGTCATGGGACCGGCGGCGAGGTTCGACGCCGCCCGCAGCAGCGCGCTGTCCGGCGGCCACCGGGACCGGGTGCGCAAGGCCATGACCGAGGACCCGGACGAGGTGCTCGCGCACGTCGCCGCCCGCCTGCGCGCCCGCACCGAGGCAGGACGGTACGAGGAGGCCGAGGGGCTGCGGCGCCTCGCGGCGACCTACCTCACCGCCGCACGGCGGGCCTCCCGGCTGCGCGCCCTCGCCGCGGTGCCGCTGCTGATCACGGCGCGCCCCAGCACGGAGGCGGTGATCGGCGGGCGCGGCTGGGAGCTCCTGGCGGTGCGGCACGGCAGGTTCTCCGGCACCACGCTGGTGGCCGCGGGGAAGGATCCCGTCCCCTTCGCACGCTCCCTGGCGATGACGGGGCTCGGCGAGGCGGAGCTGGCCGCGCCCCTGTGCCAGGGCTACCACCAGGAAGCGGAGATCCTGCTGGCATGGCTCGAGGGCGACGGAGTGCGCACGGTGCTGGTCGAGGGCTCCTGGCGGGTGCCGGCCCGGGCCCGCTTCGAGGAGGACGCCCTCGCCCGGCGCTTCGCCGCCACCGCGACGCCGTCGCGGGCTTAG
- a CDS encoding cytochrome c oxidase subunit 3: protein MTTATLTERPSPAAAPAVGRPNPTQIGTLVWLSSELMFFGGLFAMFFTLRSMAPETFADGQSHFTHGFALVNTTILVFSSVTCQMGVFLAEGRFPWGAPFTPRKRREGSIFNIAGWGMIEWYQLTFVLGAVFVAGQAYEYTELVHHGVTMSASPFSSVFYLSTGFHGLHVLGGLIAFLMVLMRAYVAEEFTSHEQVSAICISYYWHFVDVVWIVLFFIVYMLDPIMTLGDPSHVIPVTFNWSIF, encoded by the coding sequence GTGACTACTGCGACCCTGACTGAGCGCCCCTCCCCCGCTGCCGCCCCAGCGGTCGGCCGGCCGAACCCGACGCAGATCGGCACCCTCGTCTGGCTGTCCAGCGAGCTCATGTTCTTCGGCGGCCTGTTCGCGATGTTCTTCACGCTGCGCTCGATGGCGCCGGAGACCTTCGCCGACGGCCAGTCCCACTTCACGCACGGCTTCGCCCTGGTGAACACCACGATCCTGGTGTTCAGCTCGGTGACGTGCCAGATGGGCGTGTTCCTCGCCGAGGGACGCTTCCCGTGGGGCGCGCCGTTCACCCCGCGCAAGCGCCGCGAGGGCTCGATCTTCAACATCGCCGGCTGGGGCATGATCGAGTGGTACCAGCTCACCTTCGTGCTCGGCGCGGTCTTCGTGGCCGGCCAGGCCTACGAGTACACCGAGCTGGTCCACCACGGCGTGACGATGTCCGCCTCGCCCTTCAGCTCCGTCTTCTATCTCTCCACGGGCTTCCACGGCCTCCACGTGCTCGGCGGTCTCATCGCCTTCCTGATGGTGCTGATGCGGGCCTACGTCGCCGAGGAGTTCACCTCGCACGAGCAGGTCTCGGCGATCTGCATCTCGTACTACTGGCACTTCGTCGACGTGGTGTGGATCGTGCTGTTCTTCATCGTGTACATGCTCGATCCGATCATGACCCTCGGCGATCCGAGCCATGTCATCCCGGTGACGTTCAACTGGAGCATCTTCTGA